A stretch of Myxococcus hansupus DNA encodes these proteins:
- a CDS encoding universal stress protein, with translation MRSSQFFSSKAALPLLPPGLARGQRGLSRVVVGTDFSLRSEFALARALRLPLGHGSLFCVLHVAPGLDGQAGAGGALSGGRCLRKAVVSVCRRLRNRVDVDVQEALQHGDPVDAASTLSLALGAELVVLGRPHVTYPVRELAEDSMVRRMVRRLGASVLVVVPHPVRAYGRPLVAVDFSRESRRALELTLRLCPAPAPVDVLHVADTVAEEAALHRAQAPAEQWLRLRQEREHQARVALGRFLAPYRETGRELEVRVRCGEPAEGILAEASERGSDLLALAMSTMEARTPLTEQVLARASCDVLVSRHLSPAS, from the coding sequence ATGAGGTCGTCACAGTTCTTCTCGTCGAAAGCAGCGTTGCCACTCCTGCCGCCCGGGCTCGCGCGCGGGCAGCGAGGCCTGTCGCGGGTGGTCGTGGGAACGGACTTCTCCCTGCGCTCGGAGTTCGCCCTGGCGCGCGCGCTGCGCCTGCCCCTGGGACATGGGAGCCTCTTCTGCGTGCTGCACGTGGCCCCGGGTCTGGACGGGCAGGCGGGCGCGGGCGGTGCGCTGAGCGGTGGGCGGTGCCTGCGCAAGGCCGTGGTCTCCGTGTGCAGGCGGCTGCGCAACCGCGTGGACGTGGATGTACAGGAGGCGCTTCAACACGGGGACCCGGTGGACGCGGCGTCCACGCTGTCGTTGGCGCTGGGCGCGGAGCTGGTGGTGCTGGGCCGTCCGCACGTGACGTATCCGGTGCGCGAGCTGGCCGAGGACTCCATGGTGCGGCGCATGGTGCGCCGGCTGGGCGCCTCCGTGCTGGTGGTGGTTCCGCATCCGGTACGGGCCTATGGGCGCCCCCTGGTGGCGGTGGACTTCTCGCGCGAGTCGAGGCGGGCGCTGGAGCTGACGTTGCGCTTGTGCCCCGCGCCAGCACCGGTGGACGTGCTGCACGTGGCGGACACGGTGGCGGAGGAGGCGGCGCTGCATCGCGCCCAGGCGCCCGCCGAGCAGTGGCTGCGCTTGCGGCAGGAGCGGGAGCATCAGGCGCGGGTGGCGCTGGGCCGCTTCCTCGCACCCTACCGGGAGACGGGCCGCGAGCTGGAGGTGCGGGTGCGGTGCGGCGAGCCCGCCGAGGGCATCCTGGCGGAGGCGTCGGAGCGGGGCTCGGACCTGCTGGCGCTGGCGATGTCCACCATGGAGGCGCGCACGCCGCTCACCGAGCAGGTGCTGGCGCGCGCGAGCTGCGACGTCCTGGTGTCGCGCCACCTGTCTCCCGCATCCTGA
- a CDS encoding ABC transporter ATP-binding protein, with product MSLRARFQNAGSLFKQLPGTFRLFWQASPRGALVLGALTLVAALLPAAIAWVGKLIVDAVVAASQGSLEARSSVYGLVGLEFGLMLGSAVVDRALTLTRELLRANLGNLLNERILLKALALELRHFEDSATYDKMQNARREANSRPLSLVTQAFSIVRNAITLGTFAALLVALSPWSVVVLVAASVPAFIAEARLAMAGFRLYSWRAPEGRKLNYLEWILTRDSHVKEVKLFGLGPLVLGRYRELFQKFFAEDRALAFRRMAWGLGLGVLSLGAFYGCYLLVAGRAAGGAITVGDMVLYLSVFRQGQAAFQGILTSVGSMYEDALFMSNLFAYLDIPTGGEATRALPAHSPARGHDSAIELRNVSFRYHGKEAWALRNVSLTLKPGEKLALVGENGAGKSTLVKLLLRLYEPVEGDIFYGGVNLKDMDVEDLRSRFGAVFQDFVRYQFNVAENIGLGHVPALEDRSRIVKAAEEGGAGGVISALPQQYDTMLGGWFEKGQELSAGQWQKLAVARAFMRDDAEVLILDEPTASIDAEAEHALFERFQALAAERIAIVISHRFSTVRMADQIAVLHNGQVDELGSHDELMAKDGRYAHLFRLQARGYQD from the coding sequence CTGTCGCTCCGGGCCCGCTTCCAGAACGCGGGCAGTCTCTTCAAGCAGCTCCCCGGCACCTTCCGGCTCTTCTGGCAGGCGAGTCCCCGAGGCGCGCTGGTCCTGGGGGCGTTGACGCTGGTGGCGGCGCTGCTGCCGGCGGCCATCGCCTGGGTCGGCAAGCTCATCGTGGACGCGGTGGTGGCGGCCTCGCAGGGCTCGCTGGAAGCCCGCTCGAGCGTGTACGGCCTGGTGGGGTTGGAGTTCGGGTTGATGTTGGGCTCGGCGGTGGTGGACCGCGCCCTGACGCTGACGCGCGAGCTGTTGCGCGCCAACCTGGGGAACCTGCTCAACGAACGCATCCTCCTGAAGGCGCTGGCGTTGGAGTTGCGCCACTTCGAGGACTCGGCGACCTACGACAAGATGCAGAACGCGCGGCGCGAGGCGAACAGCCGGCCCTTGTCGCTGGTGACGCAGGCGTTCTCCATTGTTCGCAACGCCATCACCCTGGGCACCTTCGCGGCGCTGCTGGTGGCGCTGTCGCCGTGGAGCGTGGTGGTGCTGGTGGCCGCGTCGGTGCCCGCGTTCATCGCCGAGGCGCGGTTGGCGATGGCGGGCTTCCGCCTCTATTCGTGGCGCGCGCCCGAGGGCCGCAAGCTGAACTACCTGGAGTGGATTCTCACGCGGGACAGCCACGTGAAGGAGGTGAAGCTCTTCGGGCTGGGGCCGCTGGTGCTGGGGCGCTACCGCGAGCTCTTCCAGAAGTTCTTCGCGGAGGACCGGGCGCTGGCCTTCCGGCGCATGGCCTGGGGGCTCGGGCTGGGCGTGCTCTCGTTGGGGGCCTTCTACGGGTGCTACCTGCTGGTCGCGGGCCGCGCGGCGGGCGGCGCCATCACCGTGGGCGACATGGTGCTGTACCTGAGCGTGTTCCGTCAGGGGCAGGCGGCGTTCCAGGGCATCCTGACCAGCGTGGGCTCCATGTACGAGGACGCGCTCTTCATGAGCAACCTCTTCGCGTACCTGGACATCCCCACCGGCGGCGAGGCGACGCGAGCCCTCCCGGCGCACTCACCGGCGCGCGGGCATGACAGCGCCATCGAGCTGCGCAACGTGTCGTTCCGCTATCACGGGAAGGAGGCGTGGGCGCTGCGGAACGTGTCGCTGACGCTGAAGCCGGGAGAGAAGCTGGCGCTGGTGGGCGAGAACGGCGCGGGGAAGAGCACGCTGGTGAAGCTGCTGCTGCGCCTGTACGAGCCCGTGGAAGGCGACATCTTCTACGGGGGCGTGAATCTGAAGGACATGGACGTGGAGGACCTGCGCAGCCGCTTCGGGGCGGTGTTCCAGGACTTCGTGCGCTACCAGTTCAACGTCGCGGAGAACATCGGCCTGGGGCATGTGCCCGCGCTGGAGGACCGCAGCCGCATCGTGAAGGCGGCGGAGGAGGGCGGGGCGGGCGGCGTGATTTCGGCGCTGCCGCAGCAGTACGACACGATGCTCGGCGGCTGGTTCGAGAAGGGACAGGAGTTGTCCGCGGGCCAGTGGCAGAAGCTGGCGGTGGCGCGGGCCTTCATGCGCGATGACGCGGAGGTGCTGATTCTGGACGAGCCCACGGCCAGCATCGACGCGGAAGCGGAGCACGCGCTGTTCGAGCGCTTCCAGGCGTTGGCGGCGGAGCGGATCGCCATCGTGATTTCGCACCGCTTCTCCACGGTGCGCATGGCGGACCAGATTGCCGTGCTCCACAACGGGCAGGTGGATGAGCTGGGCAGCCATGACGAGCTCATGGCGAAGGACGGCCGCTACGCGCACCTGTTCCGCTTGCAGGCGCGCGGCTACCAGGACTGA
- a CDS encoding Uma2 family endonuclease — MHNLMPFEPYRIDPDDPRAPPQELWDALPPEERQRIVDSLPSEFPVSEAHPPEGDFHFEAKTRAREVLGSFFSRIGRKVYLGSELPVYYPGESMFAPDVMAVVDVETHARMRWMVSAEGKGLDFALEVHVAGERRKDLERNVERFARLGIREYFVFDRGRLRLSGWRLEEGRRVYRPIVPQHGLYPSEVLGLDLQVDEERLRFYVGGAPLQEAPEMIARLEHMVERVEASRAELVQQLAEESRLRAEESRLRTQETQRREDVERKLAEALTELERLRGGRG; from the coding sequence ATGCACAACCTCATGCCTTTCGAGCCCTACCGCATCGACCCAGACGACCCGCGCGCGCCCCCGCAGGAGCTGTGGGATGCACTCCCGCCCGAGGAGCGCCAGCGCATCGTCGACAGCCTTCCCTCTGAATTTCCGGTTTCGGAAGCCCATCCGCCGGAAGGCGACTTCCACTTCGAAGCCAAGACGCGCGCCCGTGAAGTGCTAGGCAGCTTCTTCTCGCGCATCGGCCGCAAGGTGTACCTGGGGAGCGAGCTCCCCGTGTACTACCCGGGAGAGTCCATGTTCGCTCCAGACGTCATGGCCGTGGTGGATGTGGAGACGCATGCGCGCATGCGCTGGATGGTCAGCGCCGAGGGCAAGGGACTGGATTTCGCGTTGGAGGTGCACGTCGCGGGCGAGCGGCGCAAAGACCTGGAGCGCAACGTCGAGCGGTTCGCCCGGCTGGGCATCCGCGAGTACTTCGTCTTCGACCGGGGCCGGCTGCGACTGAGCGGCTGGCGGCTCGAAGAGGGGCGCCGCGTCTACCGCCCCATCGTCCCGCAGCACGGGCTGTACCCTTCCGAGGTGCTGGGGCTGGACCTCCAGGTGGATGAGGAACGCCTGCGCTTCTATGTCGGCGGCGCGCCACTGCAAGAGGCGCCAGAAATGATTGCCAGACTCGAGCACATGGTCGAGCGCGTCGAAGCCAGCCGCGCGGAGCTGGTGCAACAACTCGCCGAAGAGTCCCGTCTGCGAGCCGAGGAGTCCCGCCTCAGAACACAGGAAACCCAGCGCCGTGAGGATGTGGAGCGAAAGCTCGCCGAAGCCCTCACGGAGCTGGAACGGCTGCGCGGCGGGCGCGGCTGA
- a CDS encoding ankyrin repeat domain-containing protein: MPRAQSPKKVDVAALMKKADSLLDEMPPQLDQAIPVLREVVAADPNHLLGLHSLSWSLDPARRIEPHRWERELKAEHWRLRDRILELTRGTKPSDTLTIEHRARSLALSQWAEDLVRRKPTVAQLDEAEAALAEADSLRPLRDHQRGRRGLEAWRALTKGKKEQGYRELLARLEEHPGMCAQGVTDDDDPLNFQGLEGAFSDEGFHAWLRKQKPAKKKDKALDKGLLLAAGLDAKPFFGPGFEGNSRTGRVLALVALGADLDARDSSKHSVLHLAAMVGDAALVTELLRLGVSADVVAHGKSTPLHVAAEHGSVSCIVPLVKGGVPVDALDDSGRTALFDARQADVAQALIDAGANPNAGKGWTPLHQYARFQERGPVIEVLLRAGADVSLKDRGGNTPAQEALEHQHASLAQLMGAKSAKGKAGALDVKPLLEALARQRKTVLKAWYYESKDVDAVEQVLKGLELQGATSWDQLAAALQGGFPWTAMAVVELAREVLPAEEKKPKLSNLPRFVRGDLVVKGDVHLDGPLLVTGDLTVEGVLRNAGMEGMLVVGGTLRVTGLDTDGEVVVGKDVEAQVVWGHGNDASLRVGGVLKAEVAIADDHDVQANVKATHHYESGAFDATDAALKKVFVGKAFSKSELDREKLFGLLGKGGAVLV, encoded by the coding sequence ATGCCGCGTGCCCAATCTCCGAAGAAGGTCGATGTCGCTGCGTTGATGAAGAAGGCGGACAGTCTGCTCGACGAGATGCCGCCGCAGTTGGACCAGGCGATTCCGGTGCTGCGCGAAGTGGTGGCCGCGGACCCCAATCATCTGCTGGGACTCCACTCCCTGAGCTGGTCCCTGGACCCGGCACGGCGCATTGAGCCCCACCGCTGGGAGCGCGAGCTGAAGGCCGAGCACTGGCGGCTTCGCGACCGCATCCTCGAGCTGACGCGAGGCACGAAGCCCAGCGACACGCTGACCATCGAGCACCGGGCCCGCTCGCTGGCCTTGAGCCAGTGGGCCGAGGACCTCGTGCGCCGCAAGCCGACCGTGGCCCAGCTCGATGAGGCGGAGGCCGCGCTCGCCGAGGCCGACAGCCTGCGGCCCCTGCGGGACCATCAGCGGGGGCGTCGTGGGCTCGAAGCGTGGCGCGCGCTGACGAAGGGCAAGAAGGAGCAGGGGTACCGCGAGCTGCTCGCCAGGTTGGAGGAGCACCCGGGCATGTGTGCCCAGGGCGTGACGGACGACGACGATCCGCTCAACTTCCAGGGGCTGGAAGGCGCCTTCTCCGATGAAGGGTTCCACGCCTGGCTGCGGAAGCAGAAGCCCGCGAAGAAGAAGGACAAGGCGCTGGATAAAGGGCTGCTGCTCGCGGCCGGGCTCGATGCGAAGCCGTTCTTCGGCCCGGGCTTCGAAGGCAACAGCCGCACGGGCCGGGTGCTGGCCCTGGTCGCGCTCGGCGCGGACCTGGACGCGCGAGACTCCAGCAAGCACAGCGTGCTCCACCTCGCCGCGATGGTGGGTGACGCGGCGCTGGTGACGGAGTTGCTGCGTCTGGGTGTCTCCGCGGACGTTGTCGCGCATGGGAAGTCCACGCCCCTCCATGTGGCCGCCGAACACGGCAGCGTGTCCTGCATCGTTCCGCTCGTGAAGGGGGGCGTTCCCGTGGACGCGCTCGACGACTCCGGACGCACCGCGCTCTTCGATGCTCGGCAGGCCGATGTGGCCCAGGCGCTCATCGACGCGGGGGCCAACCCCAACGCGGGCAAGGGCTGGACGCCGCTGCACCAGTACGCGCGCTTCCAGGAGCGAGGCCCCGTCATCGAGGTGCTGCTCCGCGCCGGAGCGGACGTCTCCCTCAAGGACCGCGGCGGCAACACTCCCGCGCAGGAGGCGTTGGAGCACCAGCACGCCTCCCTCGCCCAACTCATGGGCGCCAAGTCGGCCAAGGGCAAGGCCGGCGCGCTGGACGTGAAGCCCCTGCTGGAGGCGCTGGCACGTCAGCGCAAGACGGTGCTCAAGGCCTGGTACTACGAGAGCAAGGACGTGGACGCCGTCGAGCAGGTCCTGAAGGGGCTCGAACTCCAGGGCGCCACGTCCTGGGACCAGCTCGCGGCCGCGCTCCAGGGCGGGTTCCCCTGGACGGCGATGGCGGTGGTGGAGCTCGCGCGGGAGGTGCTCCCCGCCGAGGAGAAGAAGCCCAAGTTGTCCAATCTGCCGCGCTTCGTGCGAGGCGACCTCGTGGTGAAGGGCGACGTACACCTCGACGGGCCCCTGCTCGTGACAGGGGACCTGACGGTGGAGGGCGTCCTGCGCAACGCGGGGATGGAGGGGATGCTCGTCGTGGGGGGCACGCTCCGCGTCACGGGGCTGGACACGGATGGCGAGGTCGTCGTCGGCAAGGACGTGGAAGCGCAGGTGGTGTGGGGCCATGGCAACGACGCCTCGCTTCGGGTCGGCGGGGTGTTGAAGGCGGAGGTCGCCATCGCGGACGACCACGACGTGCAGGCCAATGTGAAGGCGACGCACCACTACGAGAGTGGTGCGTTCGACGCCACGGACGCTGCCCTCAAGAAGGTCTTCGTCGGGAAGGCCTTCTCCAAGTCGGAGCTGGACCGGGAGAAGCTGTTCGGCCTGTTGGGCAAGGGCGGCGCCGTCCTGGTGTAG
- a CDS encoding alpha/beta fold hydrolase, producing the protein MTSVAPVQVVTLSDGGVVAYARHGAPGGRLVVMHHGLVGNTEMDAGWAALAAKAGVELLVLARPGYGASPPRAMSSVADWPACVEAVLERLEVPERFDVLGLSAGAPYAYALAAGLRARVERVAIVSGVPRVCEPDVLAHYAEVNQAAYAGFLSADDETLRSQFEGWLQVLASTVEDEDGLMAAALRDIQHHGYAGPAREARLQARPWGFRMEDVHQQVELWHARGDDQVPFEAVKTSIRQLPRARLNIQEHPSHMPSEETARAVFRFLSSPVARS; encoded by the coding sequence ATGACTTCGGTGGCGCCGGTCCAGGTGGTCACGCTCTCGGATGGGGGCGTGGTGGCGTACGCGCGGCACGGCGCGCCAGGGGGCAGGCTGGTGGTGATGCACCATGGGCTCGTCGGCAACACGGAGATGGACGCGGGCTGGGCGGCGCTGGCCGCGAAGGCGGGCGTGGAGTTGCTCGTGCTCGCGCGCCCGGGGTACGGCGCGTCTCCTCCGCGTGCGATGTCGAGTGTCGCGGACTGGCCCGCGTGTGTGGAGGCCGTGCTGGAGCGCTTGGAGGTGCCCGAGCGCTTCGACGTCCTGGGGCTCTCCGCGGGGGCGCCCTATGCGTACGCGCTGGCCGCGGGCCTCCGCGCGCGTGTGGAGCGCGTCGCCATCGTCAGTGGTGTCCCGCGAGTCTGCGAGCCCGACGTCCTGGCGCACTACGCGGAGGTGAACCAGGCGGCCTACGCCGGTTTCCTGAGCGCCGACGATGAGACGCTGCGTTCGCAATTCGAAGGCTGGCTCCAGGTGCTGGCGTCGACGGTGGAGGATGAGGACGGGCTGATGGCCGCGGCCCTGCGCGACATCCAGCACCACGGCTACGCCGGGCCCGCGCGTGAGGCGCGGCTCCAGGCTCGGCCCTGGGGCTTCCGCATGGAGGACGTCCACCAGCAGGTGGAGCTTTGGCATGCGCGGGGAGACGACCAGGTGCCCTTCGAGGCCGTCAAGACGAGCATCCGCCAGTTGCCGCGCGCCCGGCTGAACATCCAGGAGCACCCCTCGCACATGCCCAGCGAGGAGACGGCCCGGGCGGTGTTCCGGTTCCTGTCCTCCCCGGTGGCGCGGAGCTGA
- a CDS encoding thioredoxin family protein produces the protein MAHPVSYEGTSENFDQLVLEPKDELVVVDFWGDGCPNCEIYAAAEPALLAELDGAPMRVVKVNAYQYEDLAKRFGLFGIPTFLLFREGKLLGKMSQYYGKAYWLGVVRDHLPKA, from the coding sequence ATGGCACATCCCGTGAGCTACGAGGGGACGAGCGAGAACTTCGACCAACTGGTCCTGGAGCCCAAGGACGAGCTGGTGGTGGTGGATTTCTGGGGCGACGGCTGCCCCAACTGCGAAATCTACGCAGCCGCCGAGCCCGCCCTCCTGGCGGAGCTGGATGGCGCCCCGATGCGCGTCGTGAAGGTGAACGCGTACCAGTACGAAGACCTCGCGAAGCGCTTCGGCCTCTTCGGCATCCCCACGTTCCTGCTGTTCCGCGAGGGCAAGCTCCTCGGGAAGATGAGTCAGTACTATGGAAAAGCGTACTGGCTCGGCGTCGTGAGAGACCACCTGCCGAAGGCGTGA
- a CDS encoding SMI1/KNR4 family protein, translating to MHEWLEALRKSVKASSSGVSPEEIRRAETECGVPFPEELSDLYQAFNGGELNGEVLLFPLHGAEGDPSVLEKTRLKLEGLPAAGLWRIGLKGQHRHLFGARKSAMVEQGDGGGPLPGWVEALEGDDWVYGTWEGEKRQMRLYRSLKDMLDVLVPPAEVESFGERTFARAMNAVLQGALSGVQVDGESEEEALEGEAQAEEDETLEAAELAEEVVEEEGGEIRELAYEYDDESSASRDEDGMRARSGRAGKARSGKAEQMPLAIGGAGVLFPRGAPRKGAKVEAEPAPAKTRSAKKSAPVEAAAGKDAAPTPLFAEEAAPAQPSVAKKSSKKATAAQVAAPDAISEVPVAAPAPTAVAEKPVTKKKPSAKKASVTAVESEASAAPEAPAGQSTAKKSAAAKKPSAAVVLHGEAASEEPVVAKASATENPAAKKAASEKAVAKKSSAPQAASKQTAAAKAQATKASSSAAKVASPKTASKQTAVAKGQATKAASSATKVAPLKAASKQTAVAKAPAKKAPSSAAKVASPKAASKQTAAAKIPSKKASAVKRAPASKPASKKTAAKAAPSKTPVAKKVPVSKAASKKPAAKKAPVSKAASKKPASKKVHASKAASKTPVAKAASSKNPAAKKAPSKALATKKSASQKPVSKKGARGR from the coding sequence ATGCACGAGTGGTTGGAGGCACTTCGCAAGTCGGTCAAGGCATCGTCATCTGGCGTCTCTCCCGAGGAGATTCGCCGGGCCGAAACGGAGTGCGGCGTCCCATTCCCCGAGGAACTCAGCGACCTGTATCAGGCGTTCAACGGGGGCGAGCTCAACGGTGAGGTCCTGCTCTTCCCCCTGCACGGGGCCGAGGGCGACCCGAGCGTCCTGGAGAAGACCCGCCTCAAGCTGGAAGGGCTGCCCGCAGCGGGGCTGTGGCGCATTGGCTTGAAGGGGCAGCACCGGCACCTCTTCGGCGCGCGCAAGTCGGCCATGGTGGAGCAGGGTGACGGCGGCGGACCGCTGCCTGGCTGGGTCGAGGCGCTCGAAGGCGACGACTGGGTCTATGGCACCTGGGAGGGCGAGAAGCGGCAGATGCGGCTGTACCGCTCGCTGAAGGACATGCTCGATGTGCTCGTGCCTCCGGCGGAGGTGGAGAGCTTCGGTGAGCGTACCTTCGCCCGCGCGATGAACGCGGTCCTCCAGGGGGCCCTGTCTGGCGTCCAGGTCGACGGTGAGTCGGAGGAGGAGGCGCTCGAAGGCGAGGCCCAGGCCGAAGAGGACGAGACGCTCGAGGCCGCGGAGCTGGCCGAAGAAGTGGTGGAGGAGGAAGGGGGCGAGATTCGCGAACTGGCGTACGAGTACGACGACGAGAGTTCGGCCTCGCGAGACGAGGACGGGATGAGGGCCCGCTCGGGGCGGGCTGGGAAGGCTCGGTCCGGCAAGGCGGAGCAGATGCCGCTGGCCATTGGCGGCGCGGGTGTGTTGTTCCCGCGAGGGGCCCCGCGCAAGGGGGCGAAGGTCGAGGCGGAGCCCGCTCCCGCGAAGACGCGCTCCGCGAAGAAGTCCGCGCCTGTGGAGGCCGCTGCCGGCAAGGATGCTGCGCCGACCCCGCTGTTTGCGGAGGAGGCTGCTCCTGCCCAACCGTCCGTCGCGAAGAAGTCGTCCAAGAAGGCCACTGCGGCGCAGGTTGCAGCGCCGGATGCCATTTCCGAGGTGCCCGTTGCGGCACCGGCTCCGACGGCTGTTGCAGAGAAGCCCGTGACGAAGAAGAAGCCCTCCGCGAAGAAGGCGTCCGTGACCGCAGTCGAGTCGGAGGCGTCCGCTGCGCCAGAGGCACCGGCCGGGCAATCCACCGCGAAGAAGTCCGCTGCGGCGAAGAAGCCCTCTGCGGCGGTGGTGCTCCACGGGGAGGCTGCTTCAGAGGAGCCAGTCGTGGCGAAGGCGTCCGCGACGGAAAATCCCGCTGCGAAGAAGGCCGCCTCAGAAAAGGCGGTCGCGAAGAAGTCCTCCGCGCCGCAGGCCGCATCGAAGCAGACTGCTGCGGCAAAGGCTCAGGCCACGAAGGCGTCGTCCTCTGCGGCCAAGGTCGCATCGCCAAAGACCGCATCGAAGCAGACTGCTGTGGCGAAGGGCCAGGCCACGAAGGCGGCGTCCTCTGCAACCAAGGTCGCACCGCTAAAAGCCGCGTCGAAGCAGACTGCTGTGGCAAAGGCTCCGGCCAAGAAGGCGCCGTCCTCTGCGGCCAAGGTCGCATCGCCAAAAGCCGCGTCGAAGCAGACTGCTGCGGCAAAGATCCCGTCCAAGAAGGCGTCTGCTGTGAAGAGGGCTCCGGCTTCGAAGCCTGCATCGAAGAAAACCGCTGCAAAGGCGGCGCCCTCGAAGACGCCTGTGGCGAAGAAGGTCCCGGTGTCGAAGGCCGCGTCGAAGAAGCCTGCTGCGAAGAAGGCCCCGGTGTCGAAGGCCGCGTCGAAGAAGCCTGCTTCGAAGAAGGTCCATGCTTCGAAGGCCGCGTCGAAGACGCCTGTCGCCAAGGCTGCTTCCTCGAAGAATCCCGCTGCGAAGAAGGCTCCGTCCAAGGCACTGGCGACGAAGAAGTCGGCTTCCCAGAAGCCAGTCTCAAAGAAGGGCGCCAGGGGGCGTTAG
- a CDS encoding SanA/YdcF family protein: protein MGPLPVFTGSMKPGGAKRAWVRRGFAVVAAGGVTLLALSHFVRLRYEHRIVPLEEAPQAPVALVFGAGLARGAVPSPVLAQRLDAAVALWQQGKVASVLVSGDQTKPFHHETRAMRRYLVEHGVPESAVQGDEAGLSTYDSCLRAATVFGTKRAVLVTQRFHLTRALFIANSVGIDAWGVAADEGRPTPWRYQVRETLSRVLALAMVLLEVEPVYPSGRAVPPQR from the coding sequence ATGGGTCCCTTACCGGTGTTCACGGGGTCCATGAAGCCAGGCGGAGCGAAACGAGCGTGGGTGCGCAGGGGCTTCGCGGTGGTCGCCGCGGGCGGAGTGACGCTGCTCGCCCTCTCCCATTTCGTCCGGCTCCGCTACGAGCACCGCATCGTTCCGCTGGAGGAGGCGCCGCAGGCGCCCGTCGCGCTCGTGTTCGGCGCGGGGCTGGCCCGGGGCGCGGTGCCCTCGCCGGTGCTCGCCCAGCGGCTGGATGCGGCCGTCGCGCTCTGGCAGCAGGGGAAGGTGGCGTCGGTGCTCGTCAGCGGCGACCAGACGAAGCCCTTCCATCATGAGACGCGCGCCATGCGGCGCTACCTGGTGGAGCACGGGGTTCCGGAGAGCGCCGTGCAGGGCGACGAGGCGGGGCTGTCCACCTATGACAGTTGCCTGCGCGCCGCGACCGTGTTCGGGACGAAGCGGGCGGTGCTCGTCACGCAGCGCTTCCACCTGACGCGGGCGCTGTTCATCGCGAACTCGGTGGGCATCGATGCGTGGGGCGTGGCCGCGGACGAAGGGCGGCCCACGCCGTGGCGCTACCAGGTGCGTGAGACGCTGTCGCGCGTGCTGGCGCTGGCCATGGTGCTGCTGGAGGTGGAGCCCGTCTACCCCTCGGGCCGCGCCGTGCCCCCGCAGCGCTGA
- a CDS encoding response regulator — protein sequence MVAYASPGPLLIVEDDPDILEALQGYLELHGHSVRVAHNGREALEQLAQPPRPTLMVLDMALPILDGHRVLTTRKASEALAQVPVIILSAGMAAMNPRDRAVYASSYNVAAFLKKPVEPRQLLAAIERLVSKPSGAQAGTSP from the coding sequence ATGGTCGCCTACGCGTCACCCGGTCCGCTCCTCATCGTGGAGGACGACCCGGACATCCTCGAGGCCCTCCAGGGGTACCTGGAGCTGCATGGACACAGCGTCCGCGTGGCGCACAACGGCCGTGAGGCGCTGGAACAGCTCGCCCAGCCGCCCCGCCCCACGCTCATGGTGTTGGACATGGCACTGCCCATCCTGGACGGCCACCGGGTGCTGACGACTCGCAAGGCGAGTGAAGCCCTGGCCCAGGTGCCCGTCATCATCCTGTCCGCGGGCATGGCGGCCATGAACCCACGCGACCGGGCCGTCTACGCCTCCAGTTACAACGTGGCGGCATTCCTCAAGAAACCGGTGGAGCCCCGCCAGTTGCTGGCGGCCATCGAGCGGCTCGTGTCCAAGCCGTCTGGGGCCCAGGCGGGCACGTCACCCTGA
- the atpG gene encoding ATP synthase F1 subunit gamma, translating into MASLRDIRKRIRSVKNTRQITKAMKMVSAAKLRKAQDGILAARPYATMLDQIIADLSARAGADSLSHPLLAARPVKRVELVLLTSDRGLAGGFNSNVIRRANRFLYENTHLESIRLSTVGRKGNDFFRNRGQQIRKDFGGLYQRLNYRAAADVAEELVASYLNGEVDAVHVVYNEFVSAIAQTVKVAQLLPLQTLGAADQAPTEGSTTLVDFKYEPDRQAVLDRLVPQAVNIKLYRALLESVASEHGARMSAMENATSNATDMIGSLTLTYNRTRQAVITKELMEIVSGAEALK; encoded by the coding sequence ATGGCGTCCCTTCGCGACATTCGCAAGCGCATCCGCTCGGTGAAGAACACGCGTCAAATCACCAAGGCGATGAAGATGGTTTCCGCCGCGAAGCTTCGCAAGGCGCAGGACGGCATCCTGGCCGCGCGACCCTACGCGACGATGCTGGACCAGATCATCGCCGACCTGTCGGCCCGCGCTGGCGCGGACAGCCTCAGCCACCCGCTGCTGGCGGCCCGTCCGGTGAAGCGCGTGGAGCTGGTGCTGCTGACGTCCGACCGCGGCCTCGCGGGCGGCTTCAACTCCAACGTCATCCGCCGCGCCAACCGGTTCCTGTACGAGAACACGCACCTGGAGTCGATTCGACTCTCCACGGTGGGCCGCAAGGGCAATGACTTCTTCCGCAACCGCGGCCAGCAGATCCGCAAGGACTTCGGCGGCCTGTACCAGCGGCTGAACTACCGCGCCGCCGCGGACGTGGCCGAGGAGCTGGTGGCCAGCTACCTCAACGGCGAGGTGGACGCGGTCCACGTCGTCTACAACGAGTTCGTCTCCGCCATCGCCCAGACGGTGAAGGTGGCCCAGCTCCTGCCGCTGCAGACGCTCGGCGCGGCGGACCAAGCGCCCACGGAAGGCTCCACCACGCTGGTGGACTTCAAGTACGAGCCGGACCGTCAGGCCGTGCTGGACCGCCTGGTGCCCCAGGCCGTCAACATCAAGCTCTACCGCGCGCTGCTGGAGAGCGTGGCCAGCGAGCACGGCGCCCGCATGAGCGCCATGGAGAACGCCACCTCCAACGCGACGGACATGATTGGCAGCCTGACGCTCACCTACAACCGCACGCGCCAGGCCGTCATCACCAAGGAGCTGATGGAGATCGTCTCCGGCGCCGAGGCCCTGAAGTAG